Proteins co-encoded in one Arthrobacter globiformis genomic window:
- a CDS encoding TlyA family RNA methyltransferase yields the protein MPRLDQLLVSRGLARSRTHAARLIAEGKVSSEGDVLAKASLQVGDDRELSVAQDATDAYVSRAGHKLAGALDAFPEVVVGGKRCLDAGASTGGFTDVLLRRGAAHVVAVDVGHGQLVPQLRSDPRVSVHEGLNVRYMDSGQIGGRAELTVADLSFISLTLVLVPLAACTAPGGDLVLMVKPQFEIGKERLSRTGVVTSERERRLAVGKVAGAALDAGLELRGLATSPLPGQDGNVEYFLWITQRMSEDLPKIEERDAAVAALLGKIWPNH from the coding sequence ATGCCCAGACTCGACCAACTGCTCGTCAGCAGGGGATTGGCGCGGTCCCGCACGCACGCCGCCCGACTTATCGCCGAAGGCAAGGTGTCCTCCGAAGGCGACGTCCTCGCCAAAGCGTCGCTGCAGGTGGGCGACGACCGTGAACTGAGCGTCGCGCAAGACGCGACGGACGCGTACGTCAGCAGGGCCGGCCACAAACTGGCCGGCGCGCTGGACGCCTTCCCCGAGGTCGTCGTCGGCGGCAAGCGGTGCCTTGACGCCGGAGCGTCCACGGGCGGCTTTACCGACGTCCTGCTGCGGCGGGGCGCCGCGCACGTGGTGGCAGTTGACGTCGGGCACGGCCAGCTGGTGCCGCAGCTCCGCAGCGATCCGCGCGTGAGCGTGCATGAGGGGCTGAACGTCCGCTACATGGATTCCGGCCAGATCGGCGGCCGGGCCGAGCTCACGGTTGCCGACCTGTCCTTCATATCCCTGACGCTGGTGCTGGTCCCGCTGGCGGCCTGCACCGCTCCGGGCGGAGACTTGGTCCTCATGGTCAAGCCGCAGTTCGAGATCGGCAAGGAGCGGCTCTCCCGCACGGGAGTGGTCACCTCGGAGCGCGAACGGCGCTTGGCTGTCGGTAAAGTGGCGGGGGCGGCGCTCGACGCCGGCCTGGAACTGCGGGGGCTGGCCACCAGCCCGTTGCCCGGCCAGGACGGAAATGTCGAGTACTTCCTGTGGATAACGCAAAGAATGTCCGAAGACTTGCCTAAGATCGAAGAGCGGGACGCAGCAGTGGCTGCGTTGTTGGGAAAGATCTGGCCGAACCACTAG
- the recN gene encoding DNA repair protein RecN: MLEELRIRDLGVITDATLPLGPGLSVVTGETGAGKTMVVTAVGLLLGARSDAGAVRSGAKSASAEAVVQLQSGHFALQRARDAGADVEEFDGGAELLLSRRLGADGRSRAFLGGRAAPVGVLAEIGESLVVVHGQTDQIRLKGAAAQREALDKFAGDGLASTLAGFQDLYSSWKSSQAELDSLRSAERERLREAESLEAALAEIDAVDPQAGEDEALKAEAVKLANVEELRIAATTAHQALIAEDFGEAGDATSLVDAAKRTLEHVAEHDEELGSAAARLAEVGFLLNDIASELASYQAGLDSEGPERLAEIEERRASLAKLVRKYAPSIDEVLEWAENARARFDELQGDSTRIENLEAEVARAAAELKKQAAAISKVRAKAAKDLSSRVSAELKALAMADATLVITIEAASQLGPHGADEISFLLQPHSGAPARPLGKGASGGELSRVMLAIEVVLAAVDPVPTFVFDEVDAGVGGRAAVEIGRRLAMLARHVQVLVVTHLPQVAAFADQHIRVTKTSVRGADGSTAKGFTSSDVQLLDEAERVRELARMLAGQEDSETAQAHAQELLDDAKLLPQQA, from the coding sequence ATGCTTGAAGAACTGAGAATCCGCGATCTCGGCGTCATCACCGACGCCACGCTGCCGCTGGGCCCAGGGCTCAGCGTGGTTACCGGCGAGACCGGTGCCGGCAAGACCATGGTGGTCACCGCCGTCGGGCTGCTGCTGGGAGCCCGGTCGGACGCCGGCGCCGTGCGCAGCGGCGCGAAGAGCGCCTCTGCGGAAGCGGTGGTGCAGTTGCAATCCGGGCACTTCGCCCTGCAACGTGCCAGGGACGCCGGTGCTGACGTTGAGGAGTTCGACGGCGGCGCGGAACTTCTGCTGTCGCGGCGCCTGGGTGCCGACGGACGCAGCCGGGCCTTCCTCGGGGGCCGGGCCGCCCCGGTGGGGGTGCTGGCCGAAATCGGCGAGTCGCTTGTGGTGGTGCACGGGCAGACGGACCAGATCCGGCTCAAGGGGGCCGCCGCGCAGCGTGAGGCCCTCGACAAGTTCGCGGGGGACGGGCTGGCCTCGACGCTCGCCGGATTCCAGGACCTCTACAGCTCCTGGAAGTCCAGCCAGGCCGAGCTGGACTCACTCCGCAGTGCTGAGCGCGAGCGGCTCCGCGAGGCAGAGTCCCTGGAAGCCGCGCTGGCGGAGATCGACGCCGTGGACCCGCAGGCGGGGGAGGACGAGGCCCTGAAGGCCGAGGCCGTGAAGCTGGCCAACGTCGAGGAACTCCGCATCGCCGCCACCACCGCGCACCAGGCCCTCATCGCCGAGGACTTCGGCGAGGCCGGCGACGCCACGTCGCTCGTGGACGCGGCCAAGCGGACCCTGGAACACGTGGCCGAGCACGACGAGGAGCTCGGATCGGCTGCCGCCCGCCTCGCAGAAGTAGGGTTCCTGCTCAACGACATCGCCAGTGAGCTGGCCAGCTACCAGGCCGGGCTGGACTCGGAGGGGCCGGAGCGGCTGGCCGAAATCGAAGAACGCCGGGCGTCCCTGGCCAAGCTGGTCCGGAAGTACGCGCCGAGTATCGACGAGGTCCTCGAATGGGCGGAGAACGCCCGGGCGCGCTTTGACGAACTGCAGGGCGACTCCACCCGGATCGAGAACCTGGAAGCCGAGGTGGCCAGGGCCGCGGCCGAGCTGAAGAAGCAGGCCGCGGCCATCAGCAAGGTCCGCGCCAAAGCCGCCAAGGACCTCTCCTCCCGGGTAAGCGCCGAACTGAAGGCCCTCGCCATGGCAGACGCCACGCTGGTGATCACCATCGAGGCCGCATCCCAGCTGGGACCCCACGGCGCGGACGAGATCTCCTTCCTGCTCCAGCCGCACTCCGGCGCCCCCGCCCGGCCGCTGGGCAAGGGCGCGTCCGGCGGTGAGCTCTCCAGGGTCATGCTGGCCATCGAGGTGGTGCTGGCGGCGGTGGACCCTGTGCCCACGTTCGTCTTCGACGAGGTCGACGCCGGGGTGGGCGGCCGCGCCGCCGTGGAGATCGGCCGGCGGCTGGCAATGCTGGCCCGGCATGTCCAGGTCCTGGTGGTGACGCACCTGCCACAGGTGGCAGCGTTTGCCGACCAGCACATCCGTGTGACCAAGACCTCGGTGCGCGGCGCCGACGGCTCCACCGCCAAGGGCTTCACCTCCAGCGACGTCCAACTCCTGGACGAGGCGGAACGCGTCAGGGAACTGGCCCGGATGCTGGCAGGCCAGGAGGACTCCGAAACCGCCCAGGCACACGCCCAGGAGCTTCTGGACGACGCCAAGCTCCTGCCCCAGCAGGCCTGA
- a CDS encoding HAD-IIA family hydrolase, which yields MSDAHLISRFDALLSDLDGVVYAGPHAIPGAVESLQRLAGIGVGLGYVTNNASRTPAQVAAHLRELGAPAEDQQVVSSSQAGADLLASMLSPGAPVLITGSPALAHEVELVGLKPVHGAEDKPVAVVQGFNPAIGWKELAEASFVLADGDVLWVATNTDMSIPQARGMAPGNGTLVGAVAAATGRRPLVAGKPEAPLFHAAAKRLSSDRPLVVGDRLDTDILGGNRAGFATVAVLTGVDTLETMLAARAEERPRYIIRDLAGLYEAYPEIDNDGGTFRCGNATATVAGDTIRVAGLKGDLDSWRAACAAWWAAHPDADVPTAPELEWLDQ from the coding sequence ATGAGTGATGCCCACTTGATTTCGCGGTTCGACGCGCTGCTGTCCGACCTGGACGGGGTGGTCTACGCAGGCCCGCACGCCATCCCCGGAGCTGTGGAGTCCCTGCAGCGGCTGGCCGGGATCGGCGTCGGCCTGGGGTACGTCACCAACAACGCCTCCCGCACGCCGGCGCAGGTGGCCGCCCACCTGCGTGAGCTCGGCGCCCCCGCCGAGGACCAGCAGGTGGTGAGCTCGTCCCAGGCCGGGGCCGACCTGCTGGCGTCCATGCTGTCCCCGGGCGCTCCCGTCCTGATTACCGGAAGCCCGGCGCTGGCCCACGAGGTTGAGCTCGTTGGCCTGAAGCCGGTCCACGGCGCGGAGGACAAGCCTGTTGCCGTGGTGCAGGGCTTCAACCCTGCGATCGGCTGGAAGGAGCTCGCCGAAGCGTCCTTTGTCCTGGCCGACGGGGACGTGCTGTGGGTTGCCACGAATACGGACATGTCCATCCCGCAGGCCCGCGGGATGGCGCCCGGCAACGGAACCCTGGTGGGCGCCGTGGCCGCGGCGACCGGCCGCCGGCCGCTCGTTGCCGGCAAGCCGGAGGCTCCGCTGTTCCATGCCGCGGCCAAGAGGCTGTCGTCAGACCGGCCACTGGTCGTCGGCGACCGGCTGGACACCGACATCCTGGGCGGCAACCGGGCGGGCTTCGCCACGGTGGCCGTCCTGACCGGCGTCGACACCCTGGAAACAATGCTGGCGGCCAGGGCCGAGGAGCGGCCCCGCTACATCATCCGGGACCTGGCCGGCCTCTACGAGGCATATCCGGAGATTGATAACGACGGCGGGACGTTCCGTTGCGGGAACGCCACGGCAACTGTGGCCGGAGACACCATCCGCGTCGCCGGGCTCAAGGGCGACCTTGATTCGTGGCGGGCGGCGTGTGCTGCCTGGTGGGCGGCCCACCCCGACGCCGACGTCCCCACGGCTCCCGAACTCGAGTGGCTGGATCAATAG
- a CDS encoding multicopper oxidase family protein yields the protein MAVPLTSVNAKSASQLASRNMPKPYQRTLPIPEVLKPNSTVVDPDGHKRHLYKIEQKAALANIVPGLSTPILGYNGTFPGPTIKVNQGERITLEMDNVLPLFHPQWGYRLDTSTHLHGSASLPQFDGYANDLTGRDYCKDYEYPNFQPARTLWYHDHAVHNTGQSVYSGLAAQYHLHDEVEGNILPQGKFDVPLTISDAMFAANGSLGYNDNTHSGLWGDVVLVNGAPWPVMKVQRRIYRFRILNASIARSYRFSLSTGDAMTIVATDGGLMPAAQQVTSWRHGGAERYEVLIDFSKYPAGKRVELRNLSNKNNVDYDFTNKVMAFDVTDEPVDTSGPGARVLPTLLAPSNAMSLKTSDSVKTRRMRVKRDNDVWTIGGMTWDEVVESGYKKVLADPDLNDVEIWEIENSSGGWFHPVHIHLVDFQVLSRNGQAPFAHERGPKDVVYVGEGETVRLLMKFEHNRGRYMIHCHNLPHEDHDMMAQFSVGIDPNDVDPNHPVEAVRPHPINQAAPVQGTAEVPARQTTQPAEVAAPVGTTTSPAASPPAPAQTAAPVGQKDVVTITAARHRLNKEMTLIGTSKFAGSTAATSATVVLFDVTPGRAAARLGTVKANTLGTWTLTVKPGPTRQVTAVKAESSVGGTATTSVRTS from the coding sequence ATGGCTGTACCCTTGACCTCGGTCAACGCCAAGTCAGCAAGTCAGCTGGCGTCCCGCAACATGCCGAAGCCCTACCAGCGGACGCTTCCCATTCCGGAGGTACTCAAGCCCAACAGCACGGTTGTGGACCCCGACGGCCACAAGCGGCACCTGTACAAGATCGAACAGAAAGCCGCCCTGGCCAACATCGTCCCTGGCCTCAGCACCCCGATCCTCGGCTACAACGGGACATTTCCGGGGCCGACCATCAAGGTGAACCAGGGCGAACGAATCACTCTGGAGATGGACAACGTGTTGCCTCTGTTCCACCCGCAGTGGGGGTATCGGCTTGATACCTCGACCCACCTGCACGGGTCGGCGTCGCTGCCGCAGTTCGACGGCTACGCCAACGACCTCACCGGCCGGGACTACTGCAAGGACTATGAATACCCCAACTTCCAGCCGGCACGGACCCTCTGGTACCACGACCACGCCGTCCACAATACGGGCCAGAGCGTCTACTCCGGCCTGGCCGCCCAATACCACCTGCACGACGAAGTGGAAGGCAACATTCTTCCGCAGGGAAAGTTCGACGTACCGCTCACGATTTCCGACGCCATGTTCGCAGCCAACGGCTCCCTCGGCTACAACGACAACACCCATTCCGGCTTGTGGGGCGACGTCGTCCTTGTCAACGGAGCGCCTTGGCCGGTAATGAAGGTCCAGCGACGGATCTACCGCTTCCGTATTCTCAATGCCTCCATTGCTCGTTCCTACCGTTTCTCCTTGAGCACAGGAGACGCAATGACCATCGTCGCAACGGACGGCGGCCTGATGCCGGCCGCCCAGCAGGTGACATCCTGGCGGCACGGCGGCGCCGAACGGTATGAGGTCCTCATCGACTTTTCGAAGTACCCCGCCGGCAAACGGGTCGAGCTGCGCAATCTGTCCAACAAGAACAATGTGGACTACGACTTCACCAACAAAGTCATGGCCTTCGACGTGACGGACGAGCCTGTCGACACGTCCGGACCCGGCGCCAGGGTGCTGCCAACACTTCTCGCCCCGAGCAACGCCATGAGCCTCAAGACTTCGGACTCTGTAAAGACCAGGCGCATGCGCGTGAAGCGGGACAACGACGTCTGGACCATCGGGGGCATGACGTGGGACGAGGTGGTCGAGAGCGGCTACAAGAAGGTCCTCGCCGATCCCGACCTCAACGACGTGGAAATTTGGGAAATAGAAAACAGCTCAGGAGGATGGTTCCATCCGGTCCACATCCACCTGGTGGACTTCCAGGTCCTCAGCCGCAACGGGCAGGCACCCTTCGCCCACGAGCGTGGGCCCAAGGACGTGGTCTACGTGGGCGAGGGCGAAACGGTCCGGCTGCTCATGAAGTTCGAGCACAACCGCGGCAGATACATGATCCACTGCCACAACCTGCCCCACGAGGACCATGACATGATGGCCCAGTTCAGCGTCGGCATCGATCCGAACGATGTAGATCCCAATCATCCAGTCGAAGCTGTGCGGCCGCACCCGATCAACCAGGCTGCACCGGTACAAGGCACGGCGGAAGTGCCGGCACGACAGACCACGCAGCCGGCAGAGGTGGCGGCACCGGTGGGGACCACCACGTCACCGGCGGCATCACCACCGGCACCGGCCCAGACTGCCGCACCTGTGGGACAGAAAGACGTTGTGACCATTACCGCCGCCCGGCACCGTCTGAACAAGGAAATGACTCTCATTGGGACTTCCAAGTTCGCCGGCTCGACGGCGGCAACTTCGGCCACCGTCGTACTGTTCGACGTGACGCCAGGGCGGGCCGCCGCACGCTTGGGAACCGTGAAGGCAAACACCCTGGGGACCTGGACGCTGACGGTCAAGCCCGGGCCTACCAGGCAGGTCACCGCCGTCAAGGCCGAATCAAGCGTTGGCGGGACAGCGACGACAAGCGTACGGACCAGCTGA
- a CDS encoding cytochrome c oxidase assembly protein has protein sequence MKKSRTKPVAVAAVILGCGLLALFVAYSTEAGKEAALLDRTGAAVIWGLPVTKLVFNVAAAGTVGPLILALFALPPKGKAFSKALVLAGISAVLWTAAAAAISVLTFHSLANLPLFSEGSGPIFVSFLTDVDAGRRNALTVVITATVALLCFGVQSQRTVAVTAVLASTGLVPLALNSHAAGGASHADSTVSVVMHMAAAAVWIGGLATLVLLRRTLGTELLAAVRRYSTLALLSFLALAISGIAAGVTGIGTLDGLATQYGLILLAKTAILGVLGVFGALHRKWILTKLESAPGRAGTTFSALAVAELAVMAAASGLAAALARTPPPTVSQATPAPVSLRLPGFVEVLGSWKPDALWIFLCAGALFLYAAGVRRVRNRGGYWPAYRAGLWVAGVALLFLVTNGGLRVYQEYLISAHVTTQMLLIAVVPLLLVPGAPLTLVRLAAAPRQDGTIGGAEALTLMLRPVMSTTSSAPYVAAAGLAAVLAALYYTPLLEYSSRTQFGYQAMALLALLSGCLFTASLARPTDGGPGSSLASRLVTIGAVAALYAAHGWALAQQTDQLPDSRRQEWLITVGQPWDQPVLAVVEPAGMAMWIIAAGTLLAVAVTEVSKSRRRRDPGARHRSATERAHDLVMSSET, from the coding sequence ATGAAGAAATCACGGACGAAGCCGGTGGCCGTTGCTGCCGTGATCCTGGGTTGCGGGCTACTGGCATTGTTCGTTGCCTACTCGACCGAGGCCGGCAAGGAAGCAGCCCTCCTGGACCGGACGGGCGCAGCGGTCATCTGGGGGCTTCCCGTTACCAAACTTGTTTTCAATGTCGCGGCTGCCGGGACTGTCGGGCCACTTATCCTGGCGCTCTTTGCCCTCCCCCCGAAGGGAAAAGCGTTCTCGAAGGCACTCGTCCTCGCCGGCATATCCGCTGTGCTCTGGACAGCCGCCGCAGCCGCGATCAGCGTCCTCACCTTCCACTCGCTGGCTAACCTGCCGCTTTTTTCCGAAGGATCCGGCCCCATCTTTGTCAGCTTCCTGACGGATGTCGACGCTGGCCGGAGAAACGCTCTGACAGTCGTGATTACGGCAACTGTGGCGCTCCTGTGCTTCGGCGTTCAGAGCCAGCGGACCGTTGCCGTCACGGCTGTGCTGGCTTCCACGGGGCTGGTACCCCTGGCTCTAAACTCCCACGCCGCGGGCGGTGCCAGCCACGCCGACAGTACGGTTTCGGTGGTCATGCACATGGCCGCCGCAGCCGTCTGGATCGGCGGCCTGGCAACGCTCGTCCTGCTGCGGCGGACGCTGGGAACGGAGTTGCTGGCTGCGGTCCGGCGTTACTCGACGTTGGCGCTGCTGTCCTTTCTTGCCCTGGCAATCTCGGGCATAGCGGCCGGCGTGACAGGCATCGGAACGCTTGACGGGCTGGCGACACAGTACGGCCTGATCCTCTTGGCCAAGACCGCAATCCTGGGGGTCCTCGGCGTGTTCGGGGCCCTGCACCGAAAGTGGATCCTCACGAAACTGGAATCGGCCCCAGGCCGGGCAGGGACCACCTTCTCGGCTCTGGCAGTGGCCGAACTTGCCGTCATGGCAGCCGCATCCGGACTGGCGGCCGCTCTGGCGCGCACCCCGCCGCCAACGGTCTCGCAGGCAACACCCGCCCCGGTGTCCCTACGTCTTCCAGGTTTTGTGGAAGTGCTCGGCAGTTGGAAGCCGGACGCCCTGTGGATCTTCCTCTGCGCCGGCGCCCTGTTCCTCTATGCGGCCGGAGTGCGGCGCGTCAGGAACCGTGGCGGGTACTGGCCTGCCTACCGAGCGGGTCTGTGGGTGGCTGGGGTCGCGCTGCTGTTCCTGGTCACCAACGGAGGACTCCGCGTTTACCAGGAGTACCTGATCAGTGCGCACGTCACGACCCAGATGCTTCTTATCGCCGTCGTTCCGCTCCTGCTGGTTCCGGGTGCGCCGCTGACATTGGTCAGGCTCGCGGCTGCGCCCAGGCAGGACGGGACCATAGGCGGTGCAGAAGCTCTCACTTTGATGCTGCGTCCTGTCATGAGTACTACGTCGTCGGCGCCCTATGTGGCGGCCGCTGGCCTGGCCGCAGTGCTGGCTGCCCTGTACTACACGCCCTTACTGGAGTACTCGTCACGCACCCAGTTCGGGTACCAGGCCATGGCCCTGTTGGCGTTGCTCTCCGGCTGCCTGTTCACCGCTTCCCTTGCCCGCCCCACCGACGGCGGCCCCGGATCGTCACTGGCCTCCAGGCTGGTGACCATAGGTGCCGTGGCCGCGCTCTACGCGGCGCACGGCTGGGCCCTCGCCCAACAGACAGACCAGCTGCCGGATTCACGGCGGCAGGAATGGCTGATCACCGTCGGCCAGCCCTGGGACCAACCGGTTCTGGCGGTCGTCGAGCCGGCGGGCATGGCTATGTGGATCATCGCGGCCGGCACGCTTCTTGCAGTGGCAGTTACTGAGGTGTCCAAGTCTCGCCGACGCCGCGATCCGGGCGCACGGCACCGTTCCGCTACTGAGCGCGCCCACGACCTCGTGATGTCCTCTGAGACCTGA
- a CDS encoding NUDIX domain-containing protein: MPGKSENTPAVRQVSDAPSSRRLLSRERVYNGRIWDVVSDSFKLTAEGDPLVRDYIEHPGAVAVLPMNDAGEVLLIKQYRHPVGMDLWEIPAGLLDVDGEDFVVGAGRELAEEADLIASDWNVLVDFFNSPGSSSEAIRIYLARGLTEVPHHELHVRTDEEAEIELHWIPLEDAVAAVLEGRLHNPSAVVGILAAAAAKADGFSGLRPGDAPWPAHPSQR; this comes from the coding sequence ATGCCCGGTAAATCTGAAAACACCCCTGCTGTCCGGCAGGTTTCGGATGCGCCGAGCTCGCGCCGTCTGCTCTCCCGGGAGCGGGTCTACAACGGCCGGATCTGGGATGTTGTCAGCGACAGCTTCAAGCTCACCGCCGAGGGCGACCCCCTGGTCCGGGACTACATCGAGCACCCCGGTGCCGTCGCTGTGCTCCCCATGAACGACGCCGGCGAGGTGCTGCTGATCAAGCAGTACCGCCACCCGGTGGGCATGGACCTGTGGGAGATTCCCGCAGGCCTGCTCGACGTCGACGGCGAGGACTTCGTGGTGGGCGCCGGGCGGGAGCTCGCCGAGGAAGCGGACCTGATCGCCAGCGACTGGAACGTCCTGGTGGACTTCTTCAATTCACCCGGATCCTCCAGCGAAGCGATCCGCATCTACCTGGCCCGCGGCCTCACCGAGGTCCCGCATCACGAACTGCACGTCCGCACGGACGAAGAAGCGGAAATCGAGCTGCATTGGATCCCGCTGGAGGATGCCGTTGCGGCGGTGCTGGAGGGACGCCTGCACAACCCGTCCGCCGTCGTCGGCATTCTTGCTGCCGCCGCCGCGAAAGCGGACGGCTTCAGCGGACTACGGCCGGGCGACGCCCCCTGGCCGGCGCACCCCAGCCAGCGCTGA
- a CDS encoding NAD kinase — protein MSRRVLVLAHTGREESLKAAWEACAQLHAFGIIPVMQKSELGDMEGFFGAMDQPVEILHDHIQLPDVELVMVLGGDGTILRAAELVREVDVPLLGVNLGHVGFLAESERADLAQTVEWIASREYTVEERMTIDVQVWVRGQKIWHTWALNEAAIEKGDRERMLELVTEVDERPLTSFGCDGVVLATPTGSTAYAFSAGGPVVWPEVEALLIVPISAHALFAKPLVVSPRSRLAVEVLNRTDALGVLWCDGRRSVDLPPGARVEVTRSTTPVRLARTHQTPFSARLVRKFELPIHGWRGPVPQSEQVHTGPVPIVRTPRAMAPPSGLRPYEPGSESDPPTEK, from the coding sequence ATGAGCAGGCGTGTACTGGTACTTGCCCATACCGGCCGCGAGGAATCCCTAAAGGCGGCCTGGGAGGCGTGCGCCCAGCTCCACGCCTTCGGCATCATCCCCGTCATGCAGAAGTCCGAACTGGGCGACATGGAGGGCTTCTTCGGCGCCATGGACCAGCCGGTCGAAATCCTTCATGACCATATCCAGCTTCCGGACGTGGAACTGGTCATGGTGCTGGGCGGGGACGGGACTATCCTGCGGGCGGCCGAACTGGTCCGCGAAGTGGACGTGCCGCTGCTGGGCGTGAACCTCGGCCATGTCGGCTTCCTCGCCGAGAGCGAGCGTGCGGACCTCGCCCAGACAGTCGAATGGATCGCCAGCCGTGAATACACGGTGGAGGAGCGCATGACCATCGACGTCCAGGTCTGGGTCCGCGGCCAGAAGATCTGGCACACCTGGGCCCTGAACGAGGCCGCCATCGAAAAAGGCGACCGGGAGCGCATGCTCGAGCTGGTCACCGAGGTGGACGAGCGCCCGCTGACCTCCTTCGGCTGCGACGGCGTGGTGCTGGCCACGCCCACCGGATCCACCGCCTACGCGTTCTCGGCCGGCGGCCCTGTTGTGTGGCCGGAGGTGGAAGCCCTCCTCATTGTGCCCATCAGCGCGCATGCCCTGTTCGCCAAGCCGCTGGTGGTTTCGCCCCGGTCCCGGCTGGCCGTCGAAGTGCTCAACCGGACGGACGCCTTGGGCGTGCTGTGGTGTGATGGCAGGCGCTCCGTGGACCTGCCTCCCGGCGCCCGCGTGGAGGTCACCAGGTCCACCACCCCTGTCCGGCTGGCCCGCACGCACCAGACGCCGTTTTCGGCGCGGCTGGTCCGCAAGTTCGAACTTCCCATCCATGGCTGGCGCGGCCCCGTGCCACAGTCCGAGCAGGTCCATACCGGTCCCGTGCCGATCGTTCGCACGCCCCGGGCCATGGCGCCGCCCTCGGGACTTCGGCCGTACGAACCCGGTTCAGAATCCGATCCTCCGACTGAAAAGTGA
- a CDS encoding CTP synthase — translation MIGSNSVVQRSNSRVNSRFPGSSKTTKHIFVTGGVASSLGKGLTASSLGHLLRARGLSVTMQKLDPYLNVDPGTMNPFQHGEVFVTDDGAETDLDIGHYERFLDENLEGSANVTTGQVYSTVIAKERRGEYLGDTVQVIPHITDEIKRRMRLPSEGKNAPDVIITEIGGTVGDIESQPFLESARQVRQDIGRTNVFFLHVSLVPYIGPSQELKTKPTQHSVAALRSIGIQPEAIVIRSDREVPDAMREKIGRMCDVDIDAVVNAADAPSIYDIPKTLHTQGLDSYIVRALDLPFKDVDWTSWDKLLEAVHNPKHEVEIALVGKYIDLPDAYLSVTEALRAGGFANNAKVKIRWVPSDECETHEGAVRSLEGVDAICVPGGFGIRGLEGKLGALKFSRESRLPVLGLCLGLQCMVIEYARNVVGMEGASSSEFEPDSKYPVIATMEEQLEFVEGGGDLGGTMRLGLYEAKLDEGSVIAETYGTTTVSERHRHRYEVNNKYREQIAAEGLVFSGTSPDGKLVEYVELPREVHPYYVATQAHPELSSRPTRPHPLFAGLVKAALDHQSGSDRTGFEPAAAGSGEATAE, via the coding sequence ATGATAGGCTCGAATTCCGTGGTGCAGCGATCAAATTCCCGTGTAAATTCCCGGTTCCCGGGCTCGTCCAAGACGACCAAACACATCTTCGTCACCGGCGGTGTGGCGTCCTCGCTAGGCAAGGGACTGACGGCCTCCAGCCTCGGCCACCTGCTGCGGGCACGTGGCTTGTCAGTAACTATGCAGAAGCTCGATCCCTATCTGAACGTGGATCCGGGCACGATGAACCCCTTCCAGCACGGCGAGGTTTTCGTCACAGACGACGGTGCTGAAACCGACCTCGACATCGGACACTACGAGCGCTTCCTCGATGAAAACCTCGAGGGTTCAGCCAACGTGACCACCGGCCAGGTTTACTCCACGGTCATCGCCAAGGAACGCCGCGGCGAGTACCTCGGGGACACCGTCCAGGTCATCCCGCACATCACCGATGAGATCAAGCGCCGGATGCGGCTTCCCTCCGAGGGCAAGAACGCGCCGGACGTCATCATCACGGAGATCGGCGGCACCGTCGGCGACATCGAGTCGCAGCCCTTCCTCGAGTCCGCCCGCCAGGTCCGCCAGGACATCGGCCGGACCAACGTCTTCTTCCTCCACGTTTCGCTGGTCCCGTACATCGGTCCTTCGCAGGAACTGAAGACCAAGCCCACGCAGCACTCCGTGGCCGCCCTCCGCTCCATCGGCATCCAGCCGGAAGCCATCGTGATCCGTTCGGACCGCGAAGTCCCCGACGCCATGCGTGAAAAGATCGGCCGGATGTGCGACGTCGACATTGACGCCGTGGTGAATGCCGCCGATGCGCCGAGCATCTACGACATCCCCAAGACCCTGCACACCCAGGGCCTTGATTCCTACATCGTCCGCGCCCTTGACCTGCCGTTCAAGGATGTTGACTGGACCAGCTGGGACAAGCTGCTCGAAGCCGTCCACAACCCCAAGCACGAGGTTGAGATCGCGCTCGTCGGCAAGTACATCGACCTGCCGGACGCGTACCTCTCTGTCACAGAGGCCCTGCGCGCCGGCGGATTCGCCAACAACGCCAAGGTCAAGATCCGCTGGGTGCCGTCCGACGAATGCGAAACCCACGAGGGCGCGGTGCGCTCCCTGGAGGGTGTGGACGCCATCTGTGTTCCGGGTGGCTTCGGCATCCGCGGCCTGGAAGGCAAGCTGGGCGCCCTGAAGTTTTCACGCGAATCGCGGCTGCCAGTTCTGGGCCTCTGCCTCGGCCTGCAGTGCATGGTTATCGAGTACGCCCGCAACGTCGTCGGCATGGAGGGCGCTTCCTCCAGCGAGTTCGAGCCGGACTCTAAGTACCCGGTCATCGCCACGATGGAAGAGCAGCTGGAATTCGTCGAGGGCGGCGGCGACCTCGGCGGCACCATGCGCCTTGGCCTGTACGAGGCCAAGCTGGACGAGGGCTCCGTCATCGCCGAGACATACGGCACCACCACCGTCAGCGAACGCCACCGCCACCGGTACGAGGTGAACAACAAGTACCGTGAGCAGATTGCTGCCGAGGGTCTGGTGTTCTCCGGTACATCGCCGGACGGCAAGCTGGTGGAATACGTGGAGCTGCCCCGCGAGGTTCACCCCTACTACGTGGCCACGCAGGCGCACCCGGAACTGAGCTCACGGCCCACCCGGCCGCACCCGCTCTTTGCCGGCTTGGTGAAGGCCGCCCTGGACCACCAGAGCGGCAGCGACAGAACCGGTTTCGAACCCGCCGCGGCCGGCTCCGGCGAAGCCACCGCAGAGTAA